In the genome of Mogibacterium neglectum, the window AACTATATAATTCAAAGTTAAAAGCACCTAGCGAAGCTGCGCAGGTCGTAAAGAGTGGTGACTGGGTTGATTTCGGATGCTATCAGGGCTTTCCAACTCTATTTGATGAGGCGCTTGCAGCAAGAAAAAATGAACTTGAGGACGTAAAAGTTCGTGCTCTACTCATAACTAAACCACTTCAGATAGCTGAACAGGATCCAGAGGCAGAACACTTTACATATAACTCATGGCATATGATTGGATACGAGAGAAAGCTATCTGATAGGGGGCTTTGCAAGTTCATTCCTATGGTATTTAGAAATCTTCCTGACTATTACAGGCGTTTTCTCACGGTAAATGTTGCTGTCATGGGTGTAACACCGATGGATGAACATGGCTACTTTAACATGTCGATGAGCAATTCTCATGCTCGCGCAGTTTTCGATGTAGCTGATATTATCATTCTTGAGGTAAATGAGAAGCTACCTTTCGTTCATGGACTAGAGAATACGATTCATATATCAGAAGTAGATATGGTTATCGAAGGTGTGCATGAAGAGTTGACTGAATTCCCTTCAATTGTGGCTGGCCCGGTGGAGCAGCAGATAGCTGAGTCTATTGTTGATCGAATGACTAATGGGGCATGCATTCAGCTAGGAGTCGGGGGTATGCCAGATGCAATCGGAAAGCTAATTGCCGAGTCTGAACTCAAGAACCTAGGGATACACACGGAACTGCTAGTAAATGCTTATCTAGATATGTACAAGGCAGGTAAGATAACAAATTTAAATAAGCATGACATAATGCGAGGTAAATCGGTTTTCAGTATCGCCCACGGTACAAAAGAATTATTTGACTGGGTGGCAAACAACCCTAGCATGTGCTGTGCTCCGATAAATTATGTAAACGACCTTTCTGTAATAGGAGAAATCGACAACTTCGTCTCCATAAACAGTTGTATTGCTGTTGATTTATTTGGACAAATTTCAGCAGAAAGTGCGGGCACAAGGCACATCAGTGGAACTGGAGGGCAACTCGATTTCCTCACTGCAGGTTTCAAGAATCCTAGAGCTAAGAGCTTCATCGCACTACCTTCTACGTATACGGATAAAAAGGGGAATCTACATTCTAATATCAAACCTACGTTCACTGGCGGTGATATAATTACGGACCCACGCAGTCAAGCATACACCATGGTAACGGAGTACGGCATTGAAAATCTTGCAGGGGCTTCCGTGTGGGAACGTGCTGAAAAGCTCGTTGGCTTAGCGCATCCTGATTTCAGAGATGAGCTTGTTGAGTCTGCTAAGAATTTAAATGTATGGAGACAATCGAATAAAAGATAGATTTTGTTGATAAAATGCTTATAATAGGTACATTAAGGCACCCTTTAGGGTGCCTTATCCATTATATTGTATGTTATAATTAGCGAATGGATCAATATTACGTATTTATGATAATTAAATCGGTAATTTCAGTAATTATCGCATTACTGCTAGGGAATGGTGCAGTTGTTTGGTTCAATAACATGCCTGTGAGATGGTTCCAGGAGGAGGGAGAAAATCTGCCTCCATCACTTATCGCGGATATTGAGGGCGAGAAACAGAGACTGCCTAGCACTCCTTGGAAGCTTGTTTTTACAGTATTCTTCGGAGCGAGCGGTGTATTTTTGTCTATAAGGGAATCGTCGCAGTTTATGATTGCTGGTATACTTTTGATATTTATTATCGCCATGATGGCTATATGTGATGCTAAGTACAGGGTAGTTCCTGATCAACTGAACGTGCTATTAGCTGTATCTGCAGTTGGTTTTGTGAGCTTTAACGAGAGACTACTCGAACCTCTTTACGGTGCGCTCATCGGATTGTCGCTTGGACTTGCTACATATGGGTTAGGAAGAATTATATATCACAAGACCGTAATCGGTGGCGCAGATCTCAAGTTTTACATATCGATTGGTCTGGTGACGGGAGTTCACGGCGTGATTACTATTTTTATTTTGATTTCTATATTCGCACTTATACACATAGTATATCTGAGCATAGCGAATAAATTCGATGCGGATGAACATAGACCTATGCTCGTATATGCGCTTCCTGCGGTAACTTTATACATATTGGTGCTATGGGATTATCTTCCTCTTGTGTTACTATAGTAAACCT includes:
- a CDS encoding acetyl-CoA hydrolase/transferase family protein, giving the protein MNYRELYNSKLKAPSEAAQVVKSGDWVDFGCYQGFPTLFDEALAARKNELEDVKVRALLITKPLQIAEQDPEAEHFTYNSWHMIGYERKLSDRGLCKFIPMVFRNLPDYYRRFLTVNVAVMGVTPMDEHGYFNMSMSNSHARAVFDVADIIILEVNEKLPFVHGLENTIHISEVDMVIEGVHEELTEFPSIVAGPVEQQIAESIVDRMTNGACIQLGVGGMPDAIGKLIAESELKNLGIHTELLVNAYLDMYKAGKITNLNKHDIMRGKSVFSIAHGTKELFDWVANNPSMCCAPINYVNDLSVIGEIDNFVSINSCIAVDLFGQISAESAGTRHISGTGGQLDFLTAGFKNPRAKSFIALPSTYTDKKGNLHSNIKPTFTGGDIITDPRSQAYTMVTEYGIENLAGASVWERAEKLVGLAHPDFRDELVESAKNLNVWRQSNKR
- a CDS encoding A24 family peptidase, encoding MIIKSVISVIIALLLGNGAVVWFNNMPVRWFQEEGENLPPSLIADIEGEKQRLPSTPWKLVFTVFFGASGVFLSIRESSQFMIAGILLIFIIAMMAICDAKYRVVPDQLNVLLAVSAVGFVSFNERLLEPLYGALIGLSLGLATYGLGRIIYHKTVIGGADLKFYISIGLVTGVHGVITIFILISIFALIHIVYLSIANKFDADEHRPMLVYALPAVTLYILVLWDYLPLVLL